The Flavobacterium praedii genome window below encodes:
- a CDS encoding glycosyl hydrolase family 17 has protein sequence MKKIKAILVLFLLAILFSNCKSMNAVPTEMTAEKILGNPNYQAMCYGGYRDNTRDIEPTVSQITDDLKILSAMNIKVLRTYNVHHTEISNLLKAIRIVKKENPKFEMYVMLGAWIDCKNSWTSNPLIRNEDSERNPIEIAEAVKLANEYPDIVKIISVGNEAMVKWAWAYYVEPSIILKWVNYLQDLKKQQKLGKEVWITSSDNFASWGGGSNEYHVEDLNQLIKAVDYISMHSYPMHDTHYNPQFWGVLDVEAQLSEREKINAAMIRARDYSIAQYNGVLNYMKSLGVNKPIHIGETGWATVSNEFYGDSGSRATDEYKSAMYYKLMREWTNKEKMSLFYFEAFDEQWKDKNTLGSENHFGLINLQGQAKFALWEMVDKGIFNGLTRDGKPITKTYNGKEESLWLDVKTPSTVLKKITNTDKF, from the coding sequence ATGAAAAAAATCAAAGCCATATTGGTCCTTTTTTTATTGGCTATTTTGTTTAGCAATTGCAAAAGTATGAATGCTGTTCCTACTGAAATGACGGCCGAGAAAATACTGGGGAATCCTAATTATCAAGCCATGTGCTATGGTGGCTATCGGGACAATACCAGGGATATTGAGCCTACCGTTTCGCAAATAACCGATGATTTAAAAATCCTTTCGGCTATGAATATCAAAGTGCTTCGAACTTATAATGTGCATCATACTGAAATCTCTAACTTGTTGAAAGCGATTAGAATTGTAAAGAAAGAGAATCCAAAATTTGAAATGTATGTAATGTTAGGAGCTTGGATTGATTGCAAAAATTCTTGGACATCAAATCCACTTATCCGAAATGAAGACAGTGAACGCAACCCAATAGAAATTGCCGAAGCTGTAAAACTAGCAAATGAATACCCAGATATTGTTAAGATTATTTCTGTTGGAAATGAAGCAATGGTAAAATGGGCATGGGCTTATTATGTCGAACCAAGCATTATATTGAAATGGGTCAATTATTTGCAAGATTTGAAGAAACAGCAAAAATTAGGCAAAGAGGTTTGGATAACAAGTTCCGATAATTTTGCCTCTTGGGGTGGCGGAAGCAATGAATACCATGTTGAAGATTTGAATCAACTTATAAAAGCAGTTGATTATATTTCAATGCATTCCTATCCTATGCATGACACGCATTACAACCCTCAATTTTGGGGAGTTTTAGATGTCGAAGCACAGTTGTCTGAACGTGAAAAAATTAATGCAGCTATGATTCGAGCAAGAGATTATAGTATTGCTCAATACAATGGGGTTTTGAATTACATGAAATCATTAGGTGTAAATAAGCCCATTCACATTGGTGAAACAGGCTGGGCTACGGTATCTAATGAGTTTTATGGAGATTCAGGTTCTAGAGCAACAGACGAATACAAATCGGCAATGTATTACAAACTCATGAGAGAATGGACGAATAAAGAGAAAATGTCTCTTTTTTATTTCGAAGCTTTTGATGAGCAGTGGAAAGATAAAAATACATTGGGTTCAGAAAATCATTTTGGATTAATCAATCTTCAAGGTCAGGCAAAATTTGCGCTTTGGGAAATGGTTGACAAAGGCATTTTTAATGGCTTAACCCGTGATGGAAAACCCATTACTAAAACATACAATGGTAAAGAAGAATCCTTGTGGTTGGATGTTAAAACGCCTTCTACAGTATTGAAAAAAATAACCAATACCGATAAATTTTAA
- a CDS encoding MFS transporter, translating to MESVNINPKKMVPMGQKIAFGLGMLANQMFPAALGIFMVVLVQDLGFPAWMWGILFFLPRIFDAFIDPIMGFISDNTRSKWGRRRHYVFIGAIIMGVSFVVMWQLYRENGLDYNFIFFLLWSFVFYLGLSIFSVPYVAMGYEMSDDFHERTNIMAISQWIGQWAWVIAPWFWVVMYDPKWFPNADTATRTLAVWVGVSCMILAMIPAIFITSKSTKNEESFAPLTFKTIGGSLKEIFISFKEAFISKPFRKLCIATFLIFNAFNTVAAFSFFIVVYYLFNGSTEAAGIWPTLFGCVGALSTTFLVIPIVAWMSRKTGKKNAFLICQGISVLGYILLWFLFIPGKPYMFLFALPFFSFGIGSLFTLMMSMTADVCDMDELTSGKRREGIFGAIYWWMVKFGFAIAGLLTGVIMSLVGFNTDAATQTEGAITGLRLFYSGIPILGTLIAMWIMRNYDLTEEKARDIKNELATRKGEI from the coding sequence ATGGAAAGTGTTAATATAAATCCCAAAAAAATGGTTCCTATGGGGCAAAAAATCGCCTTTGGTTTAGGCATGTTAGCGAATCAAATGTTTCCTGCGGCTCTAGGTATTTTCATGGTTGTATTAGTGCAGGATTTAGGTTTTCCAGCTTGGATGTGGGGAATTTTGTTTTTCTTGCCTAGAATATTCGATGCTTTTATAGATCCAATAATGGGTTTTATTTCAGACAATACTCGCTCTAAATGGGGTAGAAGACGTCATTATGTTTTTATTGGAGCTATTATTATGGGCGTTTCTTTTGTTGTAATGTGGCAATTGTATAGAGAAAATGGATTGGATTATAATTTTATCTTCTTCCTGTTGTGGTCGTTTGTTTTTTATTTGGGACTGTCGATTTTTAGTGTTCCTTATGTTGCTATGGGTTATGAAATGAGTGATGATTTTCATGAGCGTACCAATATTATGGCCATTTCACAATGGATTGGACAGTGGGCATGGGTAATTGCACCTTGGTTTTGGGTGGTTATGTATGATCCAAAATGGTTCCCTAATGCAGATACAGCCACTAGAACTTTAGCCGTTTGGGTAGGGGTTTCGTGTATGATATTGGCTATGATTCCAGCTATTTTTATTACAAGTAAATCAACCAAAAATGAAGAGAGTTTTGCACCACTAACATTCAAAACTATTGGGGGCAGTCTTAAAGAAATATTTATTAGTTTCAAAGAAGCCTTTATAAGTAAGCCCTTTAGAAAATTATGTATTGCTACTTTTTTGATTTTTAACGCTTTTAATACAGTAGCTGCCTTTTCGTTTTTTATTGTAGTGTATTATCTTTTTAATGGAAGTACGGAGGCTGCAGGTATTTGGCCTACCCTTTTTGGCTGTGTTGGAGCTTTGTCAACAACATTTTTAGTAATACCAATAGTAGCATGGATGTCTAGAAAAACAGGAAAAAAGAATGCTTTCTTAATTTGTCAAGGAATTTCTGTTTTGGGTTACATTTTACTTTGGTTTCTTTTTATTCCTGGTAAACCCTACATGTTTTTATTCGCATTGCCTTTCTTTTCCTTTGGTATTGGAAGTTTGTTTACACTGATGATGTCTATGACTGCAGATGTTTGCGATATGGATGAGTTGACCTCTGGCAAACGAAGAGAAGGAATCTTCGGAGCCATTTACTGGTGGATGGTAAAGTTTGGTTTTGCTATCGCAGGATTATTAACGGGAGTTATTATGTCTTTAGTTGGATTCAATACAGATGCGGCAACCCAAACTGAGGGCGCAATTACTGGTTTGAGACTTTTTTACTCAGGTATTCCAATTTTAGGCACTTTGATTGCTATGTGGATAATGAGAAATTATGACTTAACTGAAGAAAAAGCAAGAGATATTAAAAATGAATTAGCAACTAGAAAAGGAGAAATCTAG
- a CDS encoding sugar porter family MFS transporter: protein MQTKKSSVTLIALVVAMGGFLMGFDASVISGVIKFIEPEFQLSKIELGWAVASLSLSATAAMMVAGPISDKFGRIVVLKYSAILYVCSALLSAIAPSFFILVLARMLAGIGVGISLIIAPMYIAEIAPAEKRGRLVSFNQLNIVIGLSVAFFTNYLIVHLGNSNASWVETFKIREYNWRWMLGIEFIPAVLYFFLLFLVPQSPRWLILKGRLNEALDIMKNVGDEKEADKLVAEIQESILLDAIPKEKISIKELFDPSMKLVMTIGIGIAILQQIVGINCVFFYAPMIFEQSGIGTDASFIQAILVGIINVIFTLVAMSLIDKLGRKPLLIIGVSGIALSMFILSYSFNAANYTLTTAAMAKLPIEINKDQLLILKDKTFNTDTEFKKAVRSTIGIQAANRYESEIISAAIEMNATLILFCILGFVASFAISLGPVMWVLFSELFPNRIRGIAISLVGFVNSAVSFLVQLLFPWELSKLGTTWTFLLFGLFAFFGLFFILKLLPETKGKSLEELEVVLMS, encoded by the coding sequence ATGCAAACAAAAAAAAGTTCTGTAACTCTAATCGCTCTTGTTGTTGCTATGGGTGGTTTTTTAATGGGATTTGATGCTTCTGTTATTTCTGGAGTAATAAAATTTATTGAACCCGAATTTCAACTTTCAAAAATTGAATTGGGATGGGCTGTAGCCTCTTTATCATTATCGGCTACAGCTGCTATGATGGTTGCCGGACCAATTAGCGACAAATTTGGTAGGATTGTAGTTTTAAAATATTCTGCCATACTCTATGTCTGTTCTGCACTGTTATCAGCCATTGCTCCGAGTTTTTTTATATTGGTTCTAGCAAGAATGTTAGCTGGGATCGGAGTCGGAATTTCTTTAATTATTGCCCCGATGTATATTGCCGAAATTGCTCCTGCAGAAAAGAGAGGTAGGCTGGTTTCTTTCAATCAACTGAATATTGTAATTGGACTTTCTGTAGCCTTTTTTACAAATTACCTTATAGTTCACTTAGGCAATTCAAATGCGTCATGGGTTGAAACGTTTAAAATTAGAGAATACAATTGGAGATGGATGTTGGGTATCGAATTTATTCCTGCAGTATTGTATTTTTTCTTATTGTTTTTGGTTCCTCAAAGTCCAAGATGGCTTATCTTGAAAGGCCGATTAAATGAGGCACTGGATATTATGAAAAATGTTGGGGATGAAAAGGAAGCAGATAAATTAGTAGCCGAAATACAAGAAAGTATTTTATTGGATGCAATCCCAAAAGAAAAAATATCGATTAAAGAGTTATTTGACCCTTCTATGAAATTGGTTATGACTATAGGTATTGGTATTGCAATTTTACAACAAATTGTTGGGATCAATTGTGTGTTTTTCTATGCTCCAATGATATTTGAACAATCTGGGATAGGAACAGATGCCTCGTTTATACAAGCTATCTTGGTTGGAATTATAAATGTTATTTTTACTTTGGTTGCCATGTCATTAATAGATAAACTAGGCAGAAAACCTTTGCTAATTATAGGTGTTAGTGGTATAGCTTTAAGTATGTTTATTTTGTCTTATAGTTTTAATGCGGCAAATTATACGCTTACAACTGCGGCTATGGCTAAGCTACCCATTGAAATAAATAAAGATCAATTGTTGATTTTAAAAGATAAAACTTTTAACACGGATACTGAATTTAAAAAAGCGGTACGATCAACTATCGGAATTCAAGCTGCCAATAGGTATGAATCAGAAATCATATCAGCAGCGATTGAAATGAATGCTACCTTAATATTATTTTGCATTTTAGGCTTTGTTGCTTCTTTTGCCATATCGCTGGGGCCAGTAATGTGGGTATTATTTTCAGAGCTTTTTCCAAATAGAATTCGGGGTATTGCTATTTCGCTAGTAGGTTTTGTCAATTCAGCTGTCAGTTTTCTAGTTCAACTTCTTTTTCCATGGGAATTGTCAAAATTAGGTACTACTTGGACTTTTCTACTTTTTGGACTTTTCGCTTTTTTTGGACTTTTCTTTATTTTGAAATTACTGCCTGAAACTAAAGGTAAATCATTAGAAGAATTAGAGGTTGTTTTAATGAGTTAA